From Calderihabitans maritimus, a single genomic window includes:
- a CDS encoding flavin reductase family protein codes for MFVGEVVAAHYDENKKPLVFYGGKMKVLG; via the coding sequence ATCTTTGTAGGCGAAGTAGTAGCTGCCCACTATGATGAGAATAAAAAACCGCTTGTCTTCTACGGAGGCAAGATGAAGGTGCTAGGATAA
- a CDS encoding MoaD/ThiS family protein, whose amino-acid sequence MRVIFRAPDKKEIEVKGDRTVKQLAKELNFSLESHLVIRDGQMLTPDQLVKDEDVIEIFSAVSGG is encoded by the coding sequence ATGCGGGTTATCTTTCGTGCCCCGGACAAAAAGGAGATAGAAGTAAAAGGTGACAGGACGGTTAAGCAACTGGCAAAGGAGCTTAATTTCAGTCTGGAATCCCACCTGGTAATCCGGGATGGGCAAATGCTTACTCCCGACCAACTGGTCAAAGATGAAGATGTAATCGAAATCTTCTCGGCCGTATCCGGAGGTTAA
- a CDS encoding ATP-binding protein encodes MRCRRCGEKAQIHLKRHHAAFCAECFLEYYSRQVHRNIRREKMFRPQERLLLVVSGGKDSMALWDFLLRENYRVTAMYIDLGIGEYSKNSRRVVEQFAENHQADLIVVDLEKEYGFTVPWLARQARRSSCSVCGVVKRYLFNKVALEEDFRVVATGHNLDDEAATLLGNTLSWQVGYLARQAPVLPSTHPKLVKKVKPLFTLTERENLAYVLLNRIGFVHEECPYSKGANSILYKETLNRLEEANPGTKQRFLTTFLKNGRKYFQAHRESIELRECEICGQVTTAEVCSFCRLREIAQRRQTEAERT; translated from the coding sequence GTGCGCTGTCGTCGTTGCGGAGAAAAGGCTCAGATTCACCTGAAAAGACATCATGCCGCTTTTTGTGCTGAGTGTTTCCTGGAGTATTATTCCCGGCAGGTGCACCGTAACATTCGGCGGGAAAAAATGTTTAGGCCCCAGGAGCGGCTGTTGCTGGTGGTTTCCGGCGGCAAAGACAGCATGGCTCTCTGGGATTTTCTTCTGCGGGAGAACTATCGGGTCACCGCTATGTATATAGATCTCGGTATCGGTGAATACTCGAAAAACTCCCGGCGGGTGGTAGAACAGTTTGCGGAAAACCACCAGGCAGACCTGATAGTAGTTGACCTGGAGAAGGAATACGGTTTTACCGTACCGTGGCTGGCACGTCAGGCCCGGCGGAGCTCCTGTTCGGTCTGCGGCGTGGTCAAAAGATACCTTTTTAATAAAGTGGCTTTGGAAGAAGATTTTAGGGTAGTGGCTACCGGACATAATTTAGATGATGAAGCGGCGACCTTACTGGGCAATACTTTGAGCTGGCAGGTGGGGTACCTGGCCCGTCAGGCTCCCGTTTTACCCAGCACGCATCCCAAGCTGGTTAAAAAAGTAAAACCTCTCTTCACCCTGACCGAAAGAGAAAATCTGGCTTACGTTTTGTTGAACCGGATCGGTTTTGTGCATGAAGAATGTCCTTACTCCAAAGGGGCCAATTCTATACTTTACAAAGAAACCTTAAACCGGTTGGAGGAAGCTAACCCCGGAACTAAACAGCGGTTCCTAACAACTTTCTTAAAGAACGGAAGAAAGTATTTTCAAGCTCACAGGGAAAGCATAGAACTGCGCGAATGTGAGATTTGCGGCCAGGTCACCACGGCGGAAGTGTGTTCTTTCTGCCGACTGCGGGAAATAGCCCAACGGCGTCAAACAGAGGCTGAAAGGACCTAA
- the nagA gene encoding N-acetylglucosamine-6-phosphate deacetylase, which produces MREYEVIDLPPFHQNTLIVADRILTPHEVIEHGSIYVQNGVVHRVTDKIPEKVKDVVLLDLDNCLVLPGLIDIHVHGMAGVDIMSAEEDDLMVMQKELARKGTRAFLATTVPAPLPELKRVLAVIARRIKRQKPEDGAALLGIHLEGPFLNPERRGIHRAEYLLPPDKQVFEELQDAAEGNIKLVTLAPELPGALSLIEYLRRRGVQVSVGHSRASYEEFWKSIEAGVEGVTHLFNAMGLFHHRHPGLAGAALEAEVYADLIADRLHLHPAVIRLACRLKKEEKVILISDGLPLTDSPDGRYLLWGREVTKTGTQVTDSNGNLVGSVKSLLEMLLNVSRYLEKPLEQVVSYATLNPARFLGLGDQWGSITPHSIASFTVIKEKS; this is translated from the coding sequence GTGAGAGAGTATGAAGTGATAGATTTACCGCCTTTCCATCAAAACACCCTGATTGTGGCCGACCGAATTTTAACACCGCACGAGGTTATAGAACACGGGAGTATTTATGTGCAAAATGGAGTAGTACACCGGGTAACGGATAAAATACCTGAAAAGGTAAAGGATGTTGTGTTGCTTGACCTCGATAACTGCCTGGTGTTGCCGGGACTGATTGACATCCATGTCCATGGCATGGCGGGAGTAGATATCATGTCGGCAGAAGAAGACGACTTGATGGTTATGCAAAAAGAACTGGCCCGCAAGGGAACGAGGGCCTTCCTGGCCACGACGGTTCCGGCTCCTCTGCCGGAGTTAAAGCGGGTACTCGCGGTGATAGCCCGCCGTATAAAGAGGCAAAAGCCGGAGGACGGGGCGGCTCTTTTGGGTATACATTTGGAAGGGCCCTTCTTAAATCCTGAAAGAAGAGGGATTCACCGGGCGGAATACCTTCTGCCGCCGGATAAACAGGTTTTTGAGGAGCTTCAGGACGCCGCGGAAGGAAATATTAAGCTGGTCACCCTGGCACCCGAACTGCCGGGCGCCCTATCCCTTATCGAGTACCTGCGCCGCCGGGGCGTTCAGGTGTCGGTGGGACACTCCCGGGCCTCGTACGAAGAATTTTGGAAGAGCATAGAGGCGGGGGTAGAAGGGGTTACCCACCTTTTCAACGCCATGGGTCTTTTTCACCACCGTCACCCCGGCCTGGCAGGCGCGGCTCTGGAGGCCGAAGTTTATGCCGACCTGATAGCCGATAGATTGCATTTACATCCGGCCGTTATTCGCCTGGCCTGCCGGTTGAAAAAGGAAGAAAAGGTTATTCTAATTAGTGATGGTTTACCTTTAACCGACAGTCCTGACGGCAGATATCTTTTATGGGGGCGAGAGGTCACCAAAACCGGAACTCAGGTGACTGACAGTAACGGCAACCTGGTGGGCAGCGTCAAGTCCCTGCTGGAAATGCTGTTAAATGTTTCCCGTTACCTTGAAAAGCCTTTGGAACAGGTGGTTTCTTACGCCACCCTCAATCCGGCGCGATTCTTGGGGTTAGGTGACCAGTGGGGAAGTATAACTCCTCATAGTATAGCCAGTTTTACAGTGATTAAGGAAAAAAGTTGA
- the hemE gene encoding uroporphyrinogen decarboxylase: MNDRFLKACRREEVDCTPVWLMRQAGRYMKEYMEIRSKYSFLTMCKTPELAAEVTLQPVDKLGVDAAILFADILLPLEGMGIELEFAQNEGPAIHNPVRSEADVEKLRLIEPEEDVPYVLEAVRLVRRELAGKVPLIGFSGAPFTLASYIIEGGGSKSYLHCKEMMWKAPRVWHALMEKIAEVVVRYLRAQIRAGAQAVQVFDSWVGTLSPEDYEEFVLPHSRYVMENLKKEGVPVIHFANNASTLLELVKMAGGDVIGVDWRINLDEAWRRIGYDVAIQGNLDPAALLAPPEVIEKKVRRILERAGGRPGHIFNLGHGIHKETPVEHAIALVEAVHKYSKRS, encoded by the coding sequence ATGAATGACCGCTTTTTGAAAGCATGCCGTCGGGAAGAAGTAGACTGCACACCTGTCTGGCTGATGCGACAGGCCGGACGTTATATGAAGGAATACATGGAGATTAGAAGTAAATATTCGTTTTTAACTATGTGCAAGACGCCGGAACTGGCGGCAGAAGTAACCTTGCAGCCGGTGGATAAACTAGGAGTAGATGCAGCTATTCTTTTTGCTGATATTTTATTACCCCTCGAGGGAATGGGTATAGAATTGGAATTTGCCCAAAATGAAGGGCCGGCTATTCACAACCCGGTGCGGTCTGAGGCGGATGTGGAAAAACTGCGTCTCATCGAACCGGAAGAAGATGTACCGTACGTTTTGGAAGCGGTCAGGCTGGTGCGTCGAGAACTCGCGGGAAAGGTGCCTCTTATCGGCTTTTCTGGAGCACCCTTTACTTTAGCGAGCTATATTATCGAAGGGGGAGGATCCAAATCTTATCTCCACTGTAAGGAGATGATGTGGAAGGCTCCCAGAGTGTGGCATGCCCTGATGGAGAAAATTGCAGAGGTGGTGGTAAGGTATTTAAGGGCCCAAATCAGAGCCGGAGCCCAGGCCGTTCAGGTTTTCGATTCCTGGGTGGGTACTTTATCTCCCGAGGATTATGAAGAGTTTGTCTTACCTCATTCGCGATACGTGATGGAGAATTTGAAAAAAGAAGGCGTTCCTGTTATCCACTTTGCCAATAATGCTTCTACCCTTTTGGAGTTAGTAAAGATGGCCGGTGGTGACGTAATAGGCGTAGACTGGAGGATAAACCTGGATGAAGCCTGGCGGCGTATTGGTTACGACGTAGCCATTCAGGGCAACCTGGACCCGGCGGCACTGCTGGCACCACCGGAGGTAATTGAAAAGAAAGTGCGGCGTATTTTGGAAAGGGCGGGAGGACGCCCGGGTCATATTTTCAATCTGGGACACGGTATTCACAAGGAGACTCCTGTAGAGCACGCCATTGCTCTGGTAGAAGCTGTTCACAAGTACAGCAAGCGTTCCTGA
- the hemH gene encoding ferrochelatase, with protein sequence MVTGGNLTGILLMAFGAPDSPEAVEPFLRKLLGNRPLPEPVLAKIKERYNLIGGKSPLLEITQTQAFKLEEKLKQRGKSCRVYTGMCYWHPFIEEALAQMVEDGINRVLALSLSPHYSRVSTGAYLRQLEAALDRYGGSLQVTRAGDWYDHPLYIQALAEKVGEGLRQFPEDVRAEVPLVFSAHSVPLEHIEGGDPYLEQVEKTASALAETLGEVQWQLAFQSKGAGKGRWLEPEVEKVLEQLRDQGKKNVLLVPLSFVSDHVETLYDMDIALKEYARSLGLNFVRCSTLNDSPAFIEALVQIIEQKLDQEWK encoded by the coding sequence TTGGTAACCGGAGGAAATTTAACCGGGATTCTGCTCATGGCCTTCGGGGCGCCCGATTCACCCGAAGCGGTGGAGCCTTTTCTCCGTAAATTACTGGGGAACCGTCCCCTCCCTGAACCCGTTCTGGCTAAAATTAAGGAACGATACAACCTCATAGGCGGCAAGTCGCCTTTGCTGGAAATTACCCAAACTCAGGCCTTCAAGCTGGAAGAAAAGTTAAAGCAGAGAGGCAAGAGTTGCCGGGTCTACACGGGCATGTGTTACTGGCATCCCTTTATCGAAGAAGCTCTGGCCCAGATGGTAGAGGACGGAATAAACCGGGTACTGGCTTTGAGCCTGTCGCCTCACTATTCTCGAGTGAGCACGGGAGCCTATCTGCGCCAGCTGGAAGCGGCCCTAGACCGCTACGGCGGCAGTTTGCAGGTAACACGGGCGGGTGACTGGTACGATCACCCGCTGTACATCCAGGCCCTGGCCGAAAAAGTAGGGGAAGGGTTGCGCCAGTTTCCGGAAGACGTACGGGCTGAGGTACCGTTGGTTTTCAGCGCCCACAGCGTACCTTTGGAGCATATCGAAGGGGGAGACCCTTATCTGGAACAGGTTGAGAAAACCGCCTCTGCTTTGGCGGAAACGCTGGGAGAAGTGCAGTGGCAGTTGGCTTTCCAGAGCAAGGGAGCCGGGAAGGGCCGCTGGTTGGAACCGGAGGTAGAAAAGGTTTTGGAACAATTGAGAGATCAGGGGAAGAAAAACGTGTTGCTGGTGCCATTGAGCTTTGTTTCTGACCATGTGGAAACGCTTTATGACATGGACATCGCCCTTAAGGAGTATGCGCGAAGTTTGGGTCTCAATTTTGTCCGGTGCAGTACCTTAAACGATTCCCCTGCTTTTATAGAAGCTTTGGTTCAGATCATCGAACAGAAGTTGGATCAGGAGTGGAAATAA
- the hemG gene encoding protoporphyrinogen oxidase → MKKVVIIGGGIAGLAAAYTLAEKQKQGQAEIDYLLIEREERLGGKVLTEQVDGFVIEGGPDCFLSQKPWAAQLASKVGIRDDLLGTNEENQGTYVLSGGRLHKLPEGLMLMVPTKIIPFAMSSLISWPGKIRMAFDLFLPKKKGDGDESLADFVTRRLGREALEKIAEPLIGGIHAGDAHTMSLKASFPRFLEMERNYGSLIRAMLAARKKAPPRKPDAKDGPRYTYFMSFRRGMGELPGTVAACLDSAKVLLGRRVTAVKRAGKGFLVEGEGMEPLKADALIVATMANHAAEILHLVDPVLREKLQEIPHVSSATVSLAFRTCDINRPLEGFGFVIPRIEGRKIMAVTYSSRKWKYRVPDDSVILMRIFVGGAANQDLVALDDAEMLKMVRAELEDILGIRAEPIMARIYRWFQGMPQYTLGHLERLEIIEKRLQEIPGLYLAGGSYWGVGVPDCIRSGTEAAEKAIAHLLK, encoded by the coding sequence ATGAAGAAAGTGGTAATTATCGGGGGCGGCATAGCCGGCCTGGCGGCAGCTTATACCCTGGCGGAAAAACAAAAACAGGGGCAGGCAGAAATAGATTACCTGCTGATTGAAAGGGAAGAACGGCTGGGAGGCAAGGTTTTAACGGAACAGGTGGACGGTTTTGTCATCGAAGGAGGCCCCGATTGTTTTTTGTCCCAGAAACCCTGGGCGGCTCAGCTGGCGTCCAAAGTAGGTATCCGGGACGACCTTTTGGGGACTAACGAGGAAAACCAGGGGACCTATGTCCTGTCCGGAGGCAGGTTGCACAAGCTTCCGGAAGGCCTGATGTTGATGGTGCCGACTAAGATAATACCTTTTGCTATGAGCTCATTGATCTCCTGGCCGGGCAAGATACGTATGGCCTTTGACCTCTTTTTACCGAAGAAAAAAGGTGACGGGGATGAGAGCCTGGCCGATTTTGTGACCCGGCGGTTGGGGCGGGAAGCCCTGGAAAAGATTGCGGAGCCCCTTATCGGGGGCATCCATGCCGGAGACGCCCATACTATGAGTCTCAAAGCTAGTTTTCCCCGCTTTCTGGAAATGGAAAGGAACTACGGCAGCCTTATACGGGCCATGCTGGCCGCCCGTAAGAAGGCTCCTCCCCGTAAGCCTGATGCCAAGGATGGCCCGCGATATACGTACTTTATGAGCTTCCGCCGGGGAATGGGGGAATTACCCGGTACCGTAGCCGCGTGCTTGGACTCTGCGAAAGTCCTTCTGGGAAGGCGGGTTACAGCAGTTAAAAGGGCGGGTAAAGGTTTTTTGGTGGAAGGGGAAGGGATGGAGCCACTAAAAGCCGATGCCTTGATCGTGGCCACCATGGCCAACCATGCGGCGGAAATTCTGCACCTGGTCGATCCTGTACTGAGAGAAAAATTACAGGAGATTCCCCACGTTTCTTCGGCTACCGTTTCTTTGGCTTTTCGTACCTGCGATATCAACCGCCCGCTGGAAGGGTTCGGGTTTGTCATCCCTAGGATCGAGGGACGGAAAATAATGGCCGTAACGTACAGCTCCCGGAAATGGAAATACCGGGTGCCCGATGATAGTGTGATTCTCATGCGCATCTTTGTGGGTGGTGCCGCCAATCAGGACCTGGTGGCGCTGGACGATGCGGAAATGTTGAAGATGGTCCGGGCGGAGTTGGAGGACATCCTGGGTATCCGGGCGGAACCCATAATGGCCCGCATTTATCGCTGGTTCCAGGGCATGCCGCAGTATACCCTGGGGCATTTAGAAAGGTTGGAAATAATTGAGAAACGGCTGCAGGAGATACCCGGGTTGTACCTGGCCGGCGGGTCTTATTGGGGTGTCGGCGTTCCTGACTGTATCCGCTCGGGAACGGAAGCGGCAGAAAAAGCTATTGCCCATCTTTTGAAATAA
- a CDS encoding hydrogenase small subunit, whose protein sequence is MSSFKKREELVEEGFQRLEARGISRRTFIKLCAMTAAAFGLEVQLGPKMAEAAAENIGKKPLVWMQGQGCTGCSESLLSSFEPGPAEIILDMLSVRFHPTIMAASGEGAISAWKEAIEQGGYLLVLEGSIPTADPRFCMVEGRPLLDQFREAARKAEVVVAAGSCASYGGIPRAGKTGAVGAADVLEGQTVINLPSCPVKPTRLLGTVLYYLSFGEAPPLDEYNRPVPYYKRYLQHDSCPRRGHYERGEFLRDWNDPETVDWCLYYKGCKGPYTYTDCPRIWWNDGVNYCIRAGSPCAGCTQPEFYDQFTPLYAKQENFPNPGIAGLSPASLAKGIAGLTAVGVASHAVAKAVKNKSGGGEE, encoded by the coding sequence ATGTCATCGTTTAAGAAGCGAGAAGAGCTAGTGGAGGAGGGTTTCCAGCGCCTGGAAGCACGGGGCATATCCCGAAGGACCTTTATCAAACTGTGTGCCATGACGGCAGCGGCTTTCGGCCTGGAAGTGCAGTTAGGACCTAAAATGGCGGAGGCTGCGGCCGAAAATATTGGTAAAAAACCGCTGGTCTGGATGCAGGGGCAGGGTTGTACCGGCTGCAGCGAATCCCTGTTATCTTCTTTTGAACCGGGACCGGCGGAAATCATACTGGATATGCTTTCCGTTCGCTTTCACCCCACCATTATGGCCGCTTCGGGCGAGGGGGCTATAAGCGCTTGGAAGGAAGCAATAGAGCAGGGAGGTTACCTGTTGGTGCTGGAAGGGTCTATCCCTACGGCGGATCCCCGGTTCTGCATGGTTGAAGGACGTCCCCTTTTGGACCAGTTCCGGGAGGCGGCCCGGAAGGCGGAAGTAGTAGTGGCCGCTGGTTCCTGCGCCTCTTACGGCGGGATCCCTAGGGCAGGTAAGACCGGGGCTGTCGGAGCCGCGGACGTCCTGGAAGGCCAGACGGTTATCAATTTACCCAGTTGTCCCGTTAAACCTACCCGGCTGCTCGGCACCGTGCTTTATTACTTGAGTTTCGGTGAAGCGCCACCCCTGGACGAGTACAACCGGCCAGTACCTTATTACAAGCGCTATCTGCAGCATGACAGTTGTCCTAGGAGGGGCCATTACGAGCGGGGAGAATTTTTGCGGGACTGGAACGATCCCGAAACGGTGGACTGGTGCCTGTACTATAAAGGTTGTAAGGGCCCGTACACCTATACCGATTGCCCGCGCATCTGGTGGAACGATGGGGTCAATTACTGTATTCGTGCCGGTTCCCCCTGTGCGGGGTGTACGCAACCCGAGTTTTATGACCAGTTCACCCCCTTGTACGCCAAGCAGGAAAATTTCCCCAACCCCGGGATAGCCGGGCTGAGTCCCGCTTCTCTGGCTAAAGGAATCGCTGGACTAACGGCAGTAGGCGTGGCTAGTCACGCGGTAGCCAAGGCAGTGAAGAACAAGTCAGGTGGAGGGGAGGAGTAA
- a CDS encoding nickel-dependent hydrogenase large subunit produces the protein MSTRIVVDPVTRIEGHLRIEVEVENGKVVDAWSKGTMFRGFEQILVGKDPRDATYVAERICGVCMGSHGWTSAMAVEQAHGAKVPTAGRLIRNLLVGALWLHDHPLHFYHLSALDYLDVMAVAQYQGNDPGLLAVKEKIMSLVEAGDTYPLTPRYQPDDFSVKDPEIVTTAVAHYLKALEIQAKAKKMSAILSGKQPHQSSIVVGGVTGYPNIEQLHQFRDLLVEVVDFIKNVYVPDVVFFGTGPLLPLAQAGIGAGPGNYLAYGGFPQDDDGKEKLLPAGVIKDGNLSRVEELDPQKITEAVTHSWYKEYGEAKHPWEGSTEPDLDKEGAYSFVKAPRYEGKPMEVGPLARMLVKQHQPLLDLVQEYGIKPGAVARHAARALETVLVADAMFLWLDQLMEVLKEGDAYAAEGSAKIHDTAHWEPPQSGRGVGLNEAPRGALGHWVEIKNRKISHYQIVVPTTWNASPRDDKGVRGPIEQALIGTPVDPENPANVVRVIRSFDPCLACAIHIIEPRGERFVEISPMGGW, from the coding sequence ATGAGTACACGAATAGTAGTAGACCCTGTTACCAGAATAGAGGGTCACCTGCGCATTGAAGTAGAAGTGGAAAACGGAAAGGTAGTGGATGCCTGGAGCAAGGGTACTATGTTCCGGGGTTTCGAACAGATCCTGGTCGGCAAGGATCCGCGCGATGCTACCTATGTTGCTGAAAGGATATGCGGCGTCTGCATGGGCTCCCATGGTTGGACGTCGGCGATGGCAGTCGAACAGGCTCACGGGGCAAAGGTTCCTACGGCAGGGCGTTTAATCCGGAATCTTCTGGTGGGAGCCCTTTGGCTGCATGACCACCCTCTGCATTTTTATCACTTATCTGCTCTCGATTACCTGGACGTGATGGCGGTAGCCCAATACCAGGGTAATGACCCGGGACTATTAGCGGTAAAGGAAAAGATCATGTCCCTGGTGGAAGCAGGAGATACTTATCCCCTGACACCGCGCTACCAGCCGGACGATTTTTCCGTAAAAGACCCGGAAATCGTTACCACTGCCGTGGCCCATTACTTGAAGGCCCTGGAGATTCAGGCCAAAGCAAAAAAAATGTCGGCCATTCTAAGCGGCAAACAACCCCACCAGTCCAGTATCGTGGTGGGGGGCGTCACCGGGTATCCTAATATAGAGCAATTGCACCAGTTTCGCGACCTGCTGGTGGAGGTAGTTGATTTTATTAAAAACGTATATGTTCCCGATGTGGTTTTCTTCGGTACCGGTCCCCTGTTGCCCCTGGCCCAGGCCGGCATAGGAGCGGGTCCCGGCAACTACCTCGCCTACGGAGGATTTCCCCAGGACGACGACGGGAAGGAAAAACTGTTGCCCGCAGGCGTGATCAAGGACGGGAATCTTTCGCGGGTGGAAGAGTTAGACCCGCAGAAAATTACCGAAGCGGTTACTCACTCCTGGTACAAAGAATACGGGGAAGCCAAACACCCGTGGGAGGGGAGTACCGAGCCGGATTTGGATAAAGAGGGAGCCTACTCTTTCGTAAAGGCCCCGCGCTATGAGGGCAAACCCATGGAGGTCGGCCCCCTGGCCAGGATGCTGGTGAAGCAACACCAGCCGCTGCTGGACTTGGTGCAGGAATACGGTATCAAGCCCGGGGCTGTGGCCAGGCATGCGGCCAGGGCCTTGGAGACCGTATTAGTAGCTGACGCCATGTTCCTCTGGCTGGATCAATTGATGGAAGTGCTGAAGGAAGGCGATGCCTACGCGGCAGAAGGCAGTGCCAAAATCCATGATACGGCGCACTGGGAACCGCCCCAGAGCGGCAGAGGGGTAGGTCTCAACGAGGCGCCCCGGGGAGCTTTGGGCCATTGGGTGGAAATTAAAAACCGGAAAATAAGCCATTACCAGATTGTGGTACCTACAACCTGGAATGCTTCTCCCCGGGACGATAAGGGTGTACGGGGCCCTATTGAACAGGCTCTGATTGGCACGCCGGTGGACCCCGAGAATCCGGCTAACGTGGTAAGGGTCATTCGTTCATTCGATCCCTGCCTGGCCTGCGCCATCCATATTATAGAGCCCCGGGGCGAACGGTTTGTGGAAATTTCTCCGATGGGAGGCTGGTAA
- a CDS encoding cytochrome b/b6 domain-containing protein yields the protein MARPTDYPFPQRVMHYLHLIGIITLVFTGFLIHHPPQGTSQSALRVVHVLVGIIVLVVVLVRIYYAFNGFYRDAHQFALRRDDWRNLPAVIRHYLTLKGELPPHSGKYNPLQKLSYLGVVVLVLAQSLTGMALYWPGTFSGLVASLEGLAGVRASHYALTWLLITFIMVHLYMVISETPDRLRLMLLGQTGGVGSEKEGAGTGSRQYPLS from the coding sequence GTGGCCAGACCGACGGATTATCCCTTTCCGCAAAGAGTAATGCATTACCTGCACCTAATAGGTATTATCACCCTGGTGTTTACCGGATTTCTCATCCACCACCCGCCTCAAGGCACCAGCCAGTCGGCTTTGCGCGTAGTTCATGTACTGGTGGGCATAATAGTTTTAGTAGTAGTTTTGGTGCGCATCTACTACGCTTTCAACGGATTTTACCGGGATGCCCACCAGTTTGCCCTCAGAAGAGATGACTGGCGCAACTTACCTGCCGTTATCCGGCACTATTTAACCTTGAAGGGGGAACTTCCCCCCCATTCGGGCAAATACAACCCGCTGCAGAAGTTGAGCTACCTGGGAGTGGTTGTCTTAGTCCTGGCGCAGAGCCTTACAGGTATGGCCCTTTACTGGCCAGGTACTTTTTCCGGCCTGGTGGCTTCCCTAGAGGGTTTAGCGGGCGTACGGGCGTCGCATTACGCGCTGACTTGGTTGCTAATAACGTTTATTATGGTACATCTCTACATGGTTATCAGTGAAACTCCAGACCGATTGCGCCTGATGTTGCTGGGCCAAACGGGAGGTGTCGGCTCTGAAAAAGAAGGTGCTGGTACTGGGAGTAGGCAATATCCTCTGTCGTGA
- a CDS encoding HyaD/HybD family hydrogenase maturation endopeptidase: MSALKKKVLVLGVGNILCRDDGLGPVVVRRLEQRCSLPGVDFLDGGTLGLDLLAYLDGYSHLVLVDAVDLGRQPGQIFRWEEVQPDLLSRQVSFHQVGVRELLTAAKLLGHRFRVTCFGVQAADLSWGMELSPPVAEALPALEEAVLRELQRLTGSG, translated from the coding sequence GTGTCGGCTCTGAAAAAGAAGGTGCTGGTACTGGGAGTAGGCAATATCCTCTGTCGTGATGACGGGCTGGGTCCGGTGGTGGTACGCCGCCTGGAACAGCGGTGTTCCTTGCCGGGTGTGGATTTCCTGGACGGTGGGACCTTGGGGCTCGACTTGTTAGCTTACCTGGACGGCTACAGTCACCTGGTGTTAGTGGACGCGGTAGATCTAGGACGTCAACCTGGTCAAATTTTTCGCTGGGAGGAGGTCCAACCCGACCTCCTGTCCCGCCAGGTATCTTTTCACCAGGTCGGCGTTAGGGAACTGTTGACGGCTGCTAAGCTTTTGGGCCACCGCTTTCGGGTAACCTGCTTCGGGGTTCAGGCGGCAGACCTTTCCTGGGGGATGGAACTGTCGCCGCCGGTAGCCGAGGCTCTGCCTGCTTTGGAGGAAGCGGTACTGAGAGAGTTACAGCGGCTTACTGGAAGCGGGTAA